One window of Nocardioides dongkuii genomic DNA carries:
- a CDS encoding matrixin family metalloprotease, with translation MSFADRRAQRRWRREMERRLRELDRLDAEHGLGASPTHRPIGPIPSTGSTGRRPRKERGPALPGLIIALLVIVGVFMLDPSDSGRRLRELVGLDGRLGELVGIPDGEGEYAFAATQPAGDEPVSWNPCRPIRYVVNPDGAPDDWEDLVADSVRVIEEASGFEFEDQGTSEDRDFDSRVDGLGRPAPVLIGWAGPDEVPRLSGDVAGLGGSTYLERGRQRTYVTGSIALDAGLYGDLEDDPGGGDVMRAILTHELGHVMGLDHVDDRGELMYRDSVGQTELGPGDLEGLARLGAVDCG, from the coding sequence GTGAGCTTCGCCGATCGCCGCGCGCAGCGGCGGTGGCGTCGCGAGATGGAGCGCCGACTGCGCGAGCTCGACCGGCTCGACGCCGAGCACGGCCTCGGCGCGAGCCCCACCCACCGGCCGATCGGCCCGATCCCGAGCACCGGGTCCACCGGACGGCGACCCCGCAAGGAGCGCGGGCCCGCGCTGCCCGGCCTGATCATCGCGCTGCTGGTCATCGTCGGGGTCTTCATGCTCGACCCGTCGGACTCGGGGCGCCGGCTGCGCGAGCTCGTCGGGCTCGACGGCCGGCTCGGGGAGCTGGTGGGGATCCCCGACGGCGAGGGCGAGTACGCGTTCGCCGCCACCCAGCCCGCTGGCGACGAGCCGGTGAGCTGGAACCCCTGCCGCCCGATCCGGTACGTCGTGAACCCCGACGGCGCGCCCGACGACTGGGAGGACCTGGTCGCCGACTCGGTGCGGGTCATCGAAGAGGCGTCCGGGTTCGAGTTCGAGGACCAGGGCACCTCCGAGGACCGCGACTTCGACAGCCGCGTCGACGGGCTCGGCCGTCCCGCGCCGGTCCTCATCGGATGGGCCGGCCCCGACGAGGTGCCGCGGCTGTCCGGGGACGTCGCGGGCCTCGGCGGGAGCACGTACCTCGAGCGCGGCCGGCAGCGGACCTACGTCACCGGCTCGATCGCGCTCGACGCCGGCCTGTACGGCGACCTCGAGGACGACCCCGGCGGCGGGGACGTCATGCGGGCGATCCTCACCCACGAGCTCGGCCACGTCATGGGCCTCGACCACGTCGACGACCGCGGCGAGCTGATGTACCGCGACAGCGTCGGCCAGACCGAGCTCGGCCCCGGCGACCTCGAGGGACTCGCCCGGCTCGGCGCCGTCGACTGCGGGTGA
- a CDS encoding DUF6318 family protein gives MSRVLLAGLAVTLGLLSGCSDDADPSPKVSPTPSSSSAGSTSPSPSPTPAGPVEPTLPPEAEGDDAAAAEAFVRHYWEMVNYAQATGDVAGLRRLESPTCEACAGGRRTIEETYGAGGSIEGGEARVSSAQAGRLGTAVGRVFGVTVEVDIAEQVVNEPGAETVRHDGGTFTFDFIVQNERGSLLVARWDVDL, from the coding sequence ATGAGTCGTGTGCTCCTCGCCGGCCTCGCGGTCACCCTCGGGCTGCTCTCGGGCTGCTCCGACGACGCCGATCCCTCACCCAAGGTGAGCCCCACGCCCAGCTCGTCGTCGGCCGGGAGTACGTCGCCCTCGCCTTCGCCGACGCCGGCGGGTCCGGTGGAGCCGACGTTGCCGCCGGAGGCGGAGGGGGACGACGCCGCTGCTGCGGAGGCGTTCGTGCGGCATTACTGGGAGATGGTGAATTACGCACAGGCGACGGGGGACGTCGCGGGTCTGCGACGGCTCGAGAGTCCGACGTGCGAGGCATGCGCAGGCGGCCGACGGACGATTGAGGAGACGTACGGAGCCGGTGGCTCTATCGAGGGCGGTGAGGCGCGAGTCTCTTCGGCTCAAGCAGGGCGGCTCGGAACAGCCGTGGGTCGCGTGTTCGGGGTAACTGTCGAGGTCGATATCGCTGAGCAAGTCGTCAATGAGCCGGGGGCAGAGACCGTTAGGCACGACGGCGGCACTTTCACCTTCGACTTCATTGTTCAGAACGAACGAGGTTCACTCCTAGTGGCGCGATGGGATGTAGACCTGTGA